Within Coffea arabica cultivar ET-39 chromosome 4e, Coffea Arabica ET-39 HiFi, whole genome shotgun sequence, the genomic segment ttctcatcTCTCTCACCTCTCCGTAAACAAGCTATCTCGGCAAATtatctcttgaccaaaacacTTGGAGTTTTTGTAGCTGTAAGTTGGAAGTAGTATCTGTCTGGGATGTTTGAGAAAATGGTGAGCATACCGGGTTTGAAGAGGGGAAACTATGGCGTTTTTGGGTGGTTTGAAGGTCGAACAGCGGCTGGTTTGAGCATGAGATATTACAATGGTCGCGTATTTAACAGGTAAGCGTTTCTCTGAGGTTGCAATTTGAACTTTGAACCGGATAACAAAGAGGAGGAGTAGGTCTCTTTTCAATTTGGGTTGACGCTTCTGCTTAATCACTCCTATGATCTTAATCAGAACTGCCGGTAATCTTTCTTTGGTCAGTATCTACATTAGTTTGGTCAACAATTTGCATCAATAAAAGTAATCTAAGGAGAGTTGCAACATAATGAGATGAATTAGTTAATTAAGTTCTAGATGGTTTGCCACATACAGAGATATTTAGAGATGTAGTGACTTGAATGTAGGTATGAatgagttgaatttcaaatactAACGTTAACATTCTTGGATTAGCTGACAGTGACCATTTGTGTGGTACAGCCATACCATGCATTAAGTTTTCCAGGGTTGGTTTcaattaatttcttttgtttaatgCAGATGGCACATTTTGTGCATCACATCTTCACATTCATATGTGGTTACGCTGTTCGATTCTTAAGATCAAGATTTCCCTGGCAATCTTTGCAGTCACACCATTGACTATGTTCTGTGGCATTGCCTGTAAGGCAATATATGGTGGTTTAGCTGTAAAAAAAGAGAtaaagaacaaaaaatttcCAGTGATAATTCTATAACTTCTGAGAAGCCTAGTTTTCTTTGCTGACTTTTTCTTTGATGGTGTATTTAAGGACTCTTACCGTAGAGCAGGCAGCATAGCGGAGCAAGCCATATCATCGATTAGAACTATATTCTCATTTGTAGCAGAGGATCTTTTAGCTGAAAAATACGTTGATGTGTTTGATAAGTCGGTGCCATTAGGGATAAAGATTGTGTTTGCCAAGGGAGCAGGGTTTGGAGTTATCTATTTGGTCACGTATGCCACATGGGCATTGGGTTTCTGGTATGGTGATCTAATGATCCCAACAAACTTTGTGCACAGGTGGAACCGGCTGAAGATTGATGGGGTATTCATGGTTATGACTGAAGGCTCTCATTTCATTGGAAAGTTTGGAAGCTACTACAAGTTCTTTCTACTTGTTAGGGATGAGAATCTTTTAGTTTGTGCACAAGAGAATCTTTCAAGTTTGTACTTGTTAGGAATTTACTATGTTAGTACTTGTTACTGACTTTTAGTTCAACAAATTATATTTAAGCATTAACTTTTGCTTTTAGATTACTATATGCATTCTGTTCTTTAggataattttacaagtcctttgGATTTTTGATTGACGGAATGTATAGTAGGGAGCACTACCTGCAGGTTGCTtctatatcaaaaaaaaaaaaaaaaactcctggcAGTTAAAAGTGTCAGCATAGCTCAGCTTCTAAAGCAATATGTAATGACACTTTCGATTATCAAGAAAAGGGATTTTTGATGGCAGATGGGATGCTATAACAGCATAGTTTTCCTGACACATTTGAATGCTACAAGCCTATCCCTATATTCGAAGGGACAACACTCGTCCGAGGTGTGAGGAAAGGTAAAGTGTCAAGTTAGATTATCTATACTGATACCTTTAAATGCCCTTaaaggtcatttttgttgtagtgtgtatatatatatataacaaggAAAGCAAAAAATGGCGAAAAGCAAAGTATATAAACTCTAACAGGGCACAgcgttttatttatttaatacgTGAGGTGCATTTTGCTGGTACAAATGCACCTTTTTCAACACCTCAGCATTACATCTGAAACATCCATTCTTAATTTAGCACAGGGTAGATATTTAATATTGCATACATAATCTTCAGTCCTTGTTCTCTGTAACTCATGGCGACTCTTCAAATTGTAAGAGTTGCTGGCACCCAGTGTTGTATTCTATAATCACTGCGTTGTAGCTGCCCAACTTGCCCGTGCTATTCTTAGCTGAAATAAGGAGGCAGTAGGCGGAACGATCGTCCTCGGTTTTCTTTATGCCAGAAAGCACAGCCACAAACACCAGCTGGTCATTGGTCTGTTTGTTGTGCTCATCCACTGCAAACGCTCCGAGCGCTTGAATGTGACGGTCGAGAGTGCTCACTACACTCCAATCATCAGGCACAGCAGCATTACCCTACAAAAATGTCAACCAAAAAACTTGGAGAATATATAATTCTAGATCCCAAATATTGGAACACTTGGCAGAAACTCAATCTAACAAAATTAAGAATCAAATCTTCCCCACCTGTTcaaaaaaaagacaagaaaaaaagTAAAGGACTGACACGTAGAGATTGAAAATTGAGGAGTTACATTAATAGAACCTTGTAACAAGGTTGAAGGAATTTTCTTGTAATATAGCAATATACTAGAATCTAGTCAAAACCACAGACAAAACCAGTCCAGATATATTGGGTCTATGAGTATTATTCATTCACCTGTCCTTGTTTCTGTCCGGCTAATTGCTTCAGTGCACCAACGACCAGGGCAGGCTTCAATCCCTGCACTGATTTCCATTAAGAAACAGACATTTCAGTACGAAGAAAATACAGATGCTGCACATTCATTTTATGGGGAAATAGATAAATGCATGCGTGCAAAACGCAGAGAATTAACAAACTCGGGTTTTTTGCCACACCAGCCACTGGGAAGTTGGCTGCCACTGCTGCCATATTTTTACGCAAAGAGTAATGAGAACAGATTATTGCACTTGGTTGCGATTGGCGAAGCTCGATTGCTGAGTATGAATGTATGAGAGAATTGAACGAAGAATTTATAGGCGATGTTGTGGACCTAAATGTCCTCTATGCCCTTCGTCGGAAATTGGGAATCAATACTCCCACAATCATTCGCTATTTCTGCTTTTAACTTTAGGAAAATTTAGAACTTTGATTGAGTCTGAGTTTATGAagccaaaaaataaattatttcatcATTTACCGCGCACAGCATTGAGCGTATAATTGTCTCATTTTCTCTATTTTCATACAagtgattattattattattattattattattatatatatatatatatatttgatgatattattgtcATTAATCGTCCACGTCTTGAGGTTCCTCGGTAGCTTAGATGGAAAGCATGAAGTCCTTTTTTAAAATCGGCATTCACTTGGGAATCATATCCCTCTTGTGAATTGGAGATTCACTTAGGAATCATGTCACAATTTTAGTAAAAATCAGGGAATTTCCCGTTCTGTGGGATGAGAGTTATATGCCAAAGCAAGACTCTTTATCCCATTCCCAGTCAAGGTTGCCCCGTCTGCCGCTTGTCCTAAGATGCCTTATCCATCGACTTAAAAGGGGCATGGTACATTTCCTTGCGAAATGTCTTTAGTATGAACTGATTCTTTTTTATTGTAAATAACTCTTCCCTTCCGTATTTCTCAATCCTTAAGTAGTTcccatatttctttttcttgattttccaGCCTAGAAATTTCCATTTGTTAAAATCCTCTTTCTCTTTCCTGCACCGTTAAATCCCATCCCTTGACTactggttttttttctttttcttttttttttttaaagatatgTGCATAAggcatgtttttttttgttgacaaGGGAATCGTAGCCACTATTTGAGAGACCTGTGCGACGGACAGATGTCCCAAGAAAGGTTCGAATTTAGGTTGGCAAGAAGGCATGACACCAAGTCTACTATCTTGGCTAACTCAATGGATGAAAAAGTAAGGCATGTTTATTGAAGAAAAACCAAAAGCTCGCCAACCAGTCTCATGCAATAGCTCACCAACAATATAGAGGGGTAATACGCACTAAGTAAAACCTGTGTGACGAATAGATGTCCCAAGAGAAATTCGAATTTGGGTTGATGGAAAGATATGACACCAACTCTATTATCTCAGCTAATTCAATGGAGGAAAAAATAAGGCATGTTTATTGAAGAAAAAGCAAAAGGTACGTTATCCTACcaatgtgcttttttttttcttttttttttgagagataTGAAACAATACAAAATaatagatttttatttttttgtttctaacTTCATTTAAACCTCATCCACCTATTAAATTTAAACTCAAAATATTGAAGTTTGAGTTATAAATTTAGGTCCACTGTTCTAGTGCATGTCATCATTATAGGTGTCATTCTTTTGCCAAAACGGGAATTCACTTGGGAATCATATCCCgcttgtgaaatggacattcaGTCAGGAATCATatcaaaattttagaaaaaaccAGGGAATTTCCAGTTCTGTGGGATGAGAGGTGAATGCCAAGGCAAGAATCTTTATCCTGTTCCCATTCTAAGTTTGCCCTGTTTGCCGCTTATCCTAAGGGATGGTTATATAGTGGAGATAGTACGGATGTCTCCAGGAAGAGTAAAGCAACCGGTTGGAAAGATGTAGTGTACAATGAGCCACCGCAGCAGCATTAATGGGGAGGGCCAGCATGTGCTGTGTCCTTGCAGCACAACAGTATCGGTTTCAAACCGGTTTGAAAGTGAGTGAGGTGGCATCCATGAGATCCGTGAATGCTTAGTGGTGGGTCGAGGTGGCAACAGGTAATTAAAATAATTCAAATGAATCAGCACCAAGGACTGTTTTGCAAAGTAAAAGTACAAATACCCTTGGACTCGAATAAATTGCTTTGGAGGACAATGGGTAGGGACATTTGTGCAAGGTTTACGTTTAGCGGGAAATAAAAAGTGCACAATAGCGGGCCATGTTTGTTTATTAGTAACTCATTTAAAAACTGAATGCATCCTCCGGGCTCCAATCTCGCATAGGCCTTAAACCGCTACGAAGCTAGACCCTTGTCAAATTGGCAAGTATCATTCAGTTTTGAATCTACCTCGAGCTTAAAatattacaaaataattttttattttttaaacaacataaacaaaataataatttttaaataattattaaaaTATTACAGATATATTCGTTTCATCCTTCAAAATTATATCACATCCCACATTTAATAAAATAAGATGAATTGAAATGGTATTTTGTAAAGACATAagtatcttcaatatattttttCGATTGCCTTCACGGAACATACACAACCCTTTGTCGTTTTTTTTAAcgattttttttatctttattgTACCTCTCTGTATGATTCAAACCCGGATAAAATTATGACCATCTATCAGAGACATAAGAATGAACCAATCTTGTAAGATTCCCTTTAAATTCTTAGATTGCTTTGGGAAGAATTCTTATTTTAATGTCCTCACTATTGGCTATCTATCAGAGACATAAGAATGAACCAATCTTGTAAGATTCCCTTTAAATTCTTAGATTGCTTTGGGAAGAATTCTTATTTTAATGTCCTCACTATTGGCTATTTTAGACTGACGTAAATTATATAAGTACAAACTACAACACATTTCCATACAATTAgttatttcatttttaagattcACATTTTAAGTTATCCATAATTATGTGAATACTATTTTTTACGATAGGCATTCAAAAAATGTACATACAAATGAGATGCATTGACACCTATGATATATATTATTAATGTTACATTCGTTGACAAATGGCCTAAACTTTTTGGGACTTCATTAAAGCAACATATTGCATCACTAAGTTCTCTCATAATTGTTCCCATTTAAGAGGTTAACGGTACAACTTGGaaattttttcccatttttttaatcaataaGGTCATTTTTAATGCAATGTTGTAACTACATCCATGAGATAGTCTTAACGGTTTTAATGCATTGCTAAGGttccatttgataaaactgaatctgaattctgaagtctgaattctgaaatctgaatactgaaacaattaatttactgaattttaagcactgaaaagaaatatatgaatgtctgaattttaatgctgaacctatttatactgtttgataaacatttatactgaatgcttaataagttaaatttaacaattttgcccttatatcttttcatccaaaaaagaaatagaacctatgatttaattagtttaaaatttttaggcatgaaaatgataatatttatttttaaatcaaattaatataaaaagatgaaatatattatatgatgagtatggagaagatgtgaaagtcattagAAAGGCAGAAAAGATAAATAGAAAAccattagatagagaatattaagttgtttaattagataagaattttgaatataattaataaacaagggtagatttggtagataagataagatagttgaagtaattttattaattcttatcagaattaagcattcagttaggattcttgtgctgaaaaaaatacacacaagttcagcactacttaacaaattcagcaaatgtattttcatttatcaaacactcaaaacatctgaatgtctgaaaaagttcagattcagcacttttttatgttatcaaatagACCCTAATACCTTGTGCATTTTGCTCTCTGCCAAATTACGGAcacaatttttttcctttttttctactTACCAAGCGATCATTCATCTACTTTCCATTCTGTTTCTCTACCATTTAATTTTACTAGTTTCAcaaattttcttacttttattataCTTGTATAATATGTTTTCCACAAGCCAAATCCATCTAATTACATGATGTTCAAGATCTATTCACATATTATATGAACATTATTCGTCCTTCATTGAATATTAAATGACCTATAAATGTTGCTCGAATTGCCTTCAATAATTTGTATATATGTTACACTTCAAATTCATtgtcaattttttaaattaaatcaatCGAATTCAAGCTTCAGCTCTAACTccaatttcattttgaaaactatttaattatgcattttaaagatcacttgtgatttagaataaattcataattatgcttatttttttaacaaattaaataatattcatttcatgtataattactttttttattcaaaCAAGACATATATATCGtatatttaaaaatatactAATATTGCTATTCATTTATTCATTGTCATTATATATGTGTTCATGAACTATTCGAATAGTTTGTGAATAGGGTCGTGCTCGTCTCGACTATTAAATGAACCTAACATCGTGTTCAActttgatttatttattatacAGTCAATCTTTTTTGTCACTCAAATGAACCGAACTCGAAATGTTCGTGACACCTTAACTTGTACTATAGATGAAACTTAGAGAGGAAGGGATGATTTGGATGGTACGTGGGATGGACCTATTTTCAAGTTCGAGACCTGccacttacactaaaaaaacgTGACAATACTTAACTCTTCTTTGCTTCCATCCTATTACTTTTAATCACACCTTTCTTGCAGCCCGTAAATCTCACTTCTCATATTCGCCAAAAGTGCGCCTATATGGAATGTTCGACTCCATCATCGTTACTAGTAAACTAGCATGAATGCCCGTGCTACGCACAGTGCTAAgattattgaaaaaaatgaaaataaaaggataaataaaaaaaggctaaaaaattgtaccaacacATTTAGTTGCACTTTACCCCTTAGCTCAATAAATAGACACTTTGCCTGTCTACTTTACGTTTTAGAACAAAAATGCCTCTtctatatttattaatatttaattttttttgccctttttcatCATTCTCTCATATAATCAAATACTTTCTTCTCTTTGCTATTTTTATCTAGATAttaattttaatcattttaaaacattctttatttatttttatctttttttaccTTACGTTATTAGGAAAATAATGATCATAAAGGGTATGCTATAACAAAATATATGTTATTTATGAACACATGCTATTTAATACTGGTGAGAACGGCACACCTTATATGTTTACaaatttaaaagaattttttaaaaatttattaaatattttaGTAGTTGTTGGTTTTTGTTTTAGAAATGTGGAGTGGGAAATGTGGGGGAGATGTGGCAAAAATGTGAGcatgattataggatttgtagGAGCGGTAATATATAGGAGCCCCTTAACTTTATATTTAGTTGCACTTTACCTCCTCAACTCAATAAATGGACACTTTGTCCATCAACTTTATGTTTTAGGACAAAAATgccttttttatatttattaatatttaattttttttgcccttttcctacttcctcattttcttgatatttttcatCATTCTCTCATataatcaaatattttcttcTCTTTGCTATTTTTATCTAGATAttaattttaatcattttaaaacattctttatttatttttatcttttttaccTTACGTTATTAGGAAAATAATGATCATAAAGGGTATGCTATAACAAAGTATATGTTATTTATGAACACATGCTATTTAATACCAGTGAGAACGGCACACCTTATATGTGTGCaaatttaaaagaatttttaaaaatttttttaaaaattttagtagTTGTCGGTTTTTGTTTTAGAAATGTGGAGTGGGAAACGTGGGGGAAATGTGGGGAAAATGTGAGcatgattataggatttgtagGAGCAGTTATAGGAGCCccttaactttacatttagttgcaTTTTACCCCCTCAACTCAATAAATGGACACTT encodes:
- the LOC140005476 gene encoding cysteine proteinase inhibitor 4-like, with the translated sequence MAAVAANFPVAGVAKNPMQGLKPALVVGALKQLAGQKQGQGNAAVPDDWSVVSTLDRHIQALGAFAVDEHNKQTNDQLVFVAVLSGIKKTEDDRSAYCLLISAKNSTGKLGSYNAVIIEYNTGCQQLLQFEESP